The Iamia majanohamensis genome window below encodes:
- a CDS encoding ABC transporter ATP-binding protein codes for MTGTDDDMAHEPGTAAAPTAPSGPALLDVDRVGVRFGGVIALDELSFQIRPQAICALIGPNGAGKTTLFNVISRLYTASSGSVTFDGRDLLAVPPHRIAEVGIARTFQNVALFPGLSVLDNVRVGAHTEGSNGFVKGLLGLGRGEERRLRDEAMGILERLELAHLAAKPAAGLPFGTLKRIELARALAARPRLLMLDEPANGLTHGEVDELAETIRHLRAELDLTVLLVEHHMSMVMAVSDHIVVLDFGRRIAEGPPEVVQNDPAVIEAYLGTSE; via the coding sequence ATGACCGGCACCGACGACGACATGGCCCACGAGCCCGGGACGGCCGCGGCACCGACGGCCCCCTCGGGCCCCGCGCTGCTCGACGTGGACCGCGTCGGGGTCCGCTTCGGCGGCGTCATCGCCCTCGACGAGCTGTCGTTCCAGATCCGGCCCCAGGCCATCTGCGCCCTCATCGGCCCGAACGGGGCGGGCAAGACCACCCTGTTCAACGTCATCAGCCGCCTCTACACGGCGTCGTCGGGGTCGGTGACCTTCGACGGCCGCGACCTGCTCGCGGTGCCGCCCCACCGCATCGCCGAGGTCGGCATCGCCCGCACCTTCCAGAACGTGGCCCTCTTCCCCGGCCTGTCGGTGCTCGACAACGTGCGGGTGGGCGCCCACACCGAGGGCAGCAACGGCTTCGTCAAGGGCCTGCTCGGCCTGGGTCGGGGCGAGGAGCGCCGCCTGCGCGACGAGGCCATGGGCATCCTCGAGCGCCTCGAGCTGGCCCACCTGGCGGCCAAGCCGGCGGCGGGGCTGCCGTTCGGGACGCTCAAGCGCATCGAGCTGGCCCGGGCCCTCGCCGCCCGCCCCCGCCTGCTGATGCTCGACGAGCCCGCCAACGGCCTCACCCACGGCGAGGTCGACGAGCTGGCCGAGACCATCCGCCACCTCCGCGCCGAGCTCGACCTCACGGTGCTGCTCGTCGAGCACCACATGTCGATGGTGATGGCCGTGTCGGACCACATCGTGGTGCTCGACTTCGGCCGGCGCATCGCCGAGGGCCCGCCCGAGGTCGTGCAGAACGACCCGGCCGTGATCGAGGCCTACCTGGGGACCAGCGAGTGA
- a CDS encoding rod shape-determining protein has protein sequence MARDLAIDLGTANTLVYARGQGIVLNEPSVIALNQNTGDVLAMGHEAWQMIGRTPGSIVAVRPLRQGAITDFDITQRMIRLLLHRAGVSRFNRPRVVICVPSAITEVERRAVTEAARRAGAAEAQLIEQPMAAALGAGLTINEPVANMVVDVGGGTSETALISLGGVVALQAVRVGSFDIDAAIQGFIRREYGIAIGERTAEEIKVSIGSAFPVNDGVKAEVRGRDLMTGLPKTVILSPVEVRTAISEPVTAIVDSVIACLGEAPPELAHDLIVRGMHLVGGGGMLAGLAQRIANETEIPVYLVDAPLECVVLGAGKCVEAYDQLKVMFMGERM, from the coding sequence GTGGCCCGCGACCTCGCCATCGACCTCGGCACCGCCAACACCCTGGTGTACGCCCGGGGGCAGGGCATCGTCCTGAACGAGCCCTCGGTCATCGCCCTCAACCAGAACACGGGCGACGTGCTGGCCATGGGCCACGAGGCCTGGCAGATGATCGGGCGCACGCCCGGGTCCATCGTCGCCGTCCGGCCCCTCCGCCAGGGCGCCATCACCGACTTCGACATCACCCAGCGGATGATCCGCCTGCTCCTCCACCGGGCCGGGGTCAGCCGCTTCAACCGGCCCCGGGTGGTCATCTGCGTGCCGTCGGCCATCACCGAGGTCGAGCGCCGGGCCGTGACCGAGGCCGCCCGCCGGGCCGGGGCGGCCGAGGCCCAGCTCATCGAGCAGCCCATGGCCGCCGCCCTCGGCGCCGGGCTCACCATCAACGAGCCGGTCGCCAACATGGTGGTCGACGTCGGCGGCGGCACGTCGGAGACGGCGCTCATCTCGCTCGGCGGGGTCGTCGCCCTCCAGGCCGTGCGGGTCGGGTCCTTCGACATCGACGCCGCCATCCAGGGCTTCATCCGGCGCGAGTACGGCATCGCCATCGGCGAGCGCACGGCCGAGGAGATCAAGGTCTCCATCGGCTCCGCCTTCCCGGTCAACGACGGGGTGAAGGCCGAGGTCCGGGGTCGCGACCTGATGACCGGCCTGCCCAAGACGGTGATCCTCTCGCCGGTCGAGGTGCGCACGGCCATCTCCGAGCCGGTCACCGCCATCGTCGACTCCGTCATCGCCTGCCTGGGCGAGGCGCCCCCGGAGCTGGCCCACGACCTCATCGTGCGGGGCATGCACCTGGTCGGCGGCGGCGGCATGCTCGCCGGCCTGGCCCAGCGCATCGCCAACGAGACCGAGATCCCCGTCTACCTCGTGGACGCCCCGCTCGAGTGCGTGGTGCTCGGCGCGGGCAAGTGCGTCGAGGCCTACGACCAGCTCAAGGTCATGTTCATGGGCGAGCGGATGTAG
- a CDS encoding MFS transporter: MTSGRRPTSGARVNAAFAVTPFMRLARTHAGSTAGDAMVAASLAGTIFFGAATSEARGQTFLYLVLTMAPFAVVAPLIGPALDRARSGRRWIVIGTAVARALLCFALIGRSDSLLLYPVAFALLVIQKGYGIARSSLVPGVVASDEELVEANSKLQLLSGIMSFVGAAPAALLFGLFDSPSPALALAVLTFAATAGMATRIPKVAVAPTAPSAQEKAELRSIGVLLAAGGMGLLRGIVGYLTVYFAFHFREEDQLVAFGFVAAVSVGGTLLGSVVAPRLRQLWAEERMLISVLVLTVGTGVLALAIGGVVGAAALGFVVGVSNTAGKLAFDSIVQRDAPDANRGRLFAKFETRFQLIWVVGAMIGLVPLGEIRLSFTAVALVAGFATFSYVVGLNAWRHRSGHEDATFGPQAVLIDQAMAQGKDRVRTSSRRLARRVIPRGRRADGRLPAADPDATMVAGPGIGAALSGDDVVPVPVPAAPPTIEAPVPPPPPDPEGGAPVPPPPGPEGGAPAAPPPATGPEGGAPAAPPPASGPPPPRDPTRFDPAPAPPAPDAAAPDPDAPTAPWSDDASHHPA, encoded by the coding sequence ATGACCTCCGGCCGGCGGCCGACCAGCGGGGCGCGGGTGAACGCGGCGTTCGCGGTGACCCCCTTCATGCGCCTGGCCCGCACCCACGCCGGGTCCACCGCCGGCGACGCCATGGTCGCCGCCTCCCTCGCCGGCACCATCTTCTTCGGGGCCGCCACCTCCGAGGCCCGGGGCCAGACCTTCCTCTACCTGGTGCTCACCATGGCCCCCTTCGCCGTGGTCGCCCCCCTCATCGGCCCCGCCCTCGACCGGGCCCGCAGCGGCCGGCGCTGGATCGTCATCGGCACCGCCGTGGCCCGGGCCCTGCTCTGCTTCGCCCTCATCGGCCGCAGCGACTCCCTCCTGCTCTACCCGGTGGCCTTCGCCCTGCTCGTCATCCAGAAGGGCTACGGCATCGCCCGGTCGTCGCTCGTCCCCGGCGTGGTGGCGAGCGACGAGGAGCTGGTGGAGGCCAACTCCAAGCTCCAGCTGCTGTCGGGCATCATGAGCTTCGTCGGGGCCGCCCCCGCGGCACTGCTGTTCGGCCTCTTCGACAGCCCCTCGCCGGCGCTGGCCCTGGCCGTGCTCACCTTCGCCGCCACCGCCGGGATGGCCACCCGGATCCCCAAGGTGGCGGTGGCCCCCACCGCGCCGTCGGCCCAGGAGAAGGCCGAGCTGCGCAGCATCGGGGTCCTGCTCGCGGCGGGCGGCATGGGCCTGCTGCGCGGCATCGTCGGCTACCTCACCGTCTACTTCGCCTTCCACTTCCGCGAGGAGGACCAGCTCGTCGCCTTCGGCTTCGTCGCCGCGGTCAGCGTCGGGGGCACGCTCCTGGGCTCGGTGGTGGCGCCCCGGCTGCGCCAGCTGTGGGCCGAGGAGCGCATGCTCATCTCGGTGCTGGTGCTCACCGTCGGCACCGGCGTGCTGGCCCTGGCCATCGGGGGCGTCGTCGGCGCCGCCGCCCTCGGCTTCGTCGTCGGCGTGTCCAACACGGCGGGGAAGCTGGCCTTCGACTCGATCGTCCAGCGCGACGCCCCCGACGCCAACCGGGGTCGCCTCTTCGCCAAGTTCGAGACGCGCTTCCAGCTCATCTGGGTGGTGGGGGCCATGATCGGCCTCGTCCCCCTCGGCGAGATCCGGCTCTCCTTCACGGCCGTGGCCCTGGTGGCCGGCTTCGCCACCTTCTCCTACGTCGTCGGCCTCAACGCCTGGCGGCACCGGTCCGGCCACGAGGACGCCACCTTCGGCCCCCAGGCCGTGCTCATCGACCAGGCCATGGCCCAGGGCAAGGACCGGGTGCGGACCTCGTCGCGGCGGCTGGCCCGGCGGGTCATCCCCCGGGGCCGCCGGGCCGACGGCCGGCTCCCCGCGGCCGACCCCGACGCGACCATGGTCGCCGGGCCCGGCATCGGCGCCGCCCTCTCGGGCGACGACGTCGTCCCGGTCCCGGTGCCGGCTGCGCCGCCGACCATCGAGGCGCCCGTCCCGCCGCCGCCGCCCGATCCCGAGGGGGGCGCGCCGGTCCCCCCGCCGCCTGGCCCCGAGGGGGGCGCGCCCGCCGCCCCGCCTCCGGCGACCGGGCCCGAGGGGGGCGCGCCCGCCGCCCCGCCTCCGGCGAGCGGGCCCCCGCCGCCCCGCGACCCCACCCGGTTCGACCCCGCCCCGGCCCCGCCGGCCCCCGACGCCGCCGCCCCGGACCCCGACGCGCCCACCGCGCCCTGGTCCGACGACGCCTCCCACCACCCGGCCTGA
- a CDS encoding molybdenum cofactor biosynthesis protein MoaE has product MPPGSAPAAPAATAAPPRRARPAGVVLPPSGDTWVDVTSAPLGAAAVGPWATTADCGAVVTFSGTVRDHAPGRDAVSALTYEAYVEAAVDRMAAVVDDVRTRWPDVRRVAALHRTGRLEVGDVAVVVAVSAPHREAAFAAAAHCIDTLKATVPLWKKETWAEGEEWGTDATPLADPGGEADRR; this is encoded by the coding sequence GTGCCTCCCGGGTCCGCACCTGCCGCGCCGGCCGCCACCGCGGCCCCGCCGCGCCGCGCCCGCCCGGCCGGCGTCGTCCTGCCCCCCTCCGGCGACACGTGGGTCGACGTCACCTCGGCCCCCCTGGGCGCCGCCGCGGTGGGCCCCTGGGCCACCACCGCCGACTGCGGCGCGGTGGTCACCTTCAGCGGCACCGTGCGCGACCACGCGCCGGGCCGCGACGCGGTGAGCGCGCTCACCTACGAGGCCTACGTCGAGGCCGCGGTCGACCGCATGGCGGCGGTGGTCGACGACGTGCGCACCCGCTGGCCCGACGTGCGCCGGGTCGCCGCCCTGCACCGCACCGGGCGCCTGGAGGTGGGCGACGTCGCCGTGGTCGTCGCCGTCTCCGCCCCCCACCGGGAGGCCGCCTTCGCCGCCGCCGCCCACTGCATCGACACCCTCAAGGCCACGGTCCCGCTCTGGAAGAAGGAGACCTGGGCCGAGGGCGAGGAGTGGGGCACCGACGCCACCCCCCTCGCCGACCCGGGTGGGGAGGCGGACCGCCGGTGA
- a CDS encoding NAD-dependent epimerase/dehydratase family protein produces MASDSLRDPGETSATPATVVVTGADGGLGRRVVALLEAAPGPVRVRTVDDDALLGADLKPLLEGADVVVHLASVFRSALDGDPAVDRADDVTAAQRVLDAAGDVGVAHLVLLSSATVYGAWANNPMPLTEDATLRPVPELAFAVQRAEIERRLSEWRHDHPAATATVLRPVPVVGDEGAAGWLARALHEARRVADLEGDPPAQFLHVDDLAGAVALAATARLDGARNVAPDAWLRGSEYTALDAGTPKLRLPEKAGDRVSRVRWRLRLAPTPPGLQPYARHPWVVANDRLRAEGWEPEHSHEEAFVDGTPATALATLSPRRRQEIALGVTGGALAAGAAAGIWALVRRARR; encoded by the coding sequence ATGGCCTCCGACTCCCTCCGCGACCCCGGCGAGACGTCCGCCACCCCGGCCACGGTCGTCGTCACCGGGGCCGACGGGGGCCTGGGCCGGCGGGTCGTCGCCCTGCTGGAGGCGGCCCCGGGCCCGGTGCGGGTGCGCACCGTCGACGACGACGCCCTCCTCGGCGCCGACCTCAAGCCCCTGCTCGAGGGGGCCGACGTGGTCGTCCACCTGGCCTCGGTGTTCCGCTCCGCCCTCGACGGCGACCCCGCGGTCGACCGGGCCGACGACGTCACCGCCGCCCAGCGCGTGCTCGACGCGGCCGGCGACGTCGGCGTCGCCCACCTGGTGCTCCTGTCGTCGGCCACCGTGTACGGGGCGTGGGCCAACAACCCCATGCCGCTCACCGAGGACGCGACCCTCCGCCCGGTGCCCGAGCTGGCCTTCGCGGTGCAGCGGGCCGAGATCGAGCGCCGCCTGTCCGAGTGGCGCCACGACCACCCGGCGGCCACGGCCACCGTGCTCCGCCCCGTCCCGGTCGTGGGCGACGAGGGCGCCGCCGGCTGGCTGGCCCGGGCCCTGCACGAGGCCCGCCGGGTGGCCGACCTCGAGGGCGACCCGCCGGCCCAGTTCCTCCACGTCGACGACCTCGCCGGCGCCGTGGCGCTGGCCGCCACCGCCCGCCTCGACGGGGCCCGCAACGTCGCCCCCGACGCCTGGCTGCGCGGCTCGGAGTACACCGCGCTCGACGCCGGCACGCCGAAGCTGCGCCTGCCCGAGAAGGCCGGCGACCGCGTCTCCCGGGTCCGGTGGCGGCTGCGCCTCGCCCCCACGCCGCCCGGGCTCCAGCCCTACGCCCGCCACCCGTGGGTGGTGGCCAACGACCGCCTGCGCGCCGAGGGCTGGGAGCCGGAGCACTCCCACGAGGAGGCCTTCGTCGACGGGACGCCCGCCACCGCGCTGGCCACGCTCAGCCCTCGTCGGCGCCAGGAGATCGCCCTGGGCGTCACCGGGGGCGCGCTGGCCGCCGGGGCCGCCGCCGGCATCTGGGCCCTCGTCCGCCGGGCCCGCCGCTGA
- a CDS encoding branched-chain amino acid ABC transporter permease, which translates to MDLFVSFILNGIGNGAIYASVALALVLIFRTTGLLNLAQGEMALFSTYFAWWLTSSFGMSIFLAIPVTIVASMAGGAAIERTLIRPVYGPGKSQLNVLIVMLGMFLALNALAQLLFSDQAEPMPKPWPTNSSAGDPTGSSQIVEVLGQRISWATIALAIALVVECVVLYVLFQRTKLGLKLRAVANNTESARLVGINSSAMLMLGWALSAGLGAFAGTLAASARGSVNPGLMAIILVYAFSAAALGGFDSPVGAVVGGMVVAIAEALTIGYVDALSGIELVVPFGIILLVLLVRPQGLFGRREVERV; encoded by the coding sequence GTGGACCTGTTCGTCAGCTTCATCCTGAACGGCATCGGCAACGGCGCCATCTACGCGTCGGTGGCCCTGGCCCTGGTGCTCATCTTCCGGACCACGGGCCTGCTCAACCTGGCCCAGGGCGAGATGGCGCTGTTCTCCACCTACTTCGCCTGGTGGCTGACCTCCAGCTTCGGGATGTCGATCTTCCTCGCCATCCCGGTGACGATCGTGGCCAGCATGGCGGGCGGCGCAGCGATCGAGCGCACCCTCATCCGGCCCGTCTACGGCCCCGGCAAGAGCCAGCTCAACGTGCTCATCGTGATGCTGGGCATGTTCCTCGCCCTCAACGCCCTGGCCCAGCTGCTCTTCAGCGACCAGGCCGAGCCCATGCCCAAGCCGTGGCCCACCAACTCCTCGGCCGGCGACCCCACCGGCAGCAGCCAGATCGTCGAGGTCCTGGGCCAGCGCATCTCGTGGGCCACCATCGCCCTCGCCATCGCCCTGGTCGTCGAGTGCGTCGTGCTCTACGTGCTCTTCCAGCGGACCAAGCTGGGGCTGAAGCTGCGGGCCGTGGCCAACAACACCGAGTCGGCCCGCCTGGTGGGCATCAACTCCTCGGCCATGCTCATGCTCGGCTGGGCCCTCTCCGCCGGCCTGGGCGCCTTCGCCGGCACGCTGGCCGCCTCGGCCCGCGGGTCGGTCAACCCCGGCCTCATGGCCATCATCCTCGTCTACGCCTTCTCCGCCGCCGCCCTGGGCGGCTTCGACAGCCCGGTGGGGGCGGTGGTCGGCGGCATGGTCGTGGCCATCGCCGAGGCCCTGACCATCGGCTACGTCGACGCCCTGTCGGGCATCGAGCTGGTGGTGCCCTTCGGCATCATCCTGCTGGTGCTGCTGGTCAGACCCCAGGGGCTGTTCGGCCGGAGGGAGGTGGAACGGGTATGA
- a CDS encoding zinc-dependent metalloprotease: MPFFGDLAKMIGRQGPISWDAARQIAHSIATEGAPEANVDPLARMQLEQLSRVAELQVANATGLEPSPSGAGITIVPVTRTQWVTRTLEDHRPRFEQLARSLGSEGTDPATGAPAAPPAVPDPDDPLGSEAGAWMQQLMGMLQPMTLGMAAGSMVGHLATRAFGQYDLPIPRPPGDEVMVQVPAIDAFAEEWSLGTDDVRLWVCLHEVAHHAVLNVPHVRAEMTRLVEAFVAGFRPDPMGFERALGEIDPADPAGLAAVQRVFSDPEVLLGAAPSPAQDEVRPRLDTLVAALVGWVDHVMDRVGGTLVGSYPQVTEAVRRRRVETSQADRFVERIFGLNLTQSRIDLGSAFVDGVVERAGEEGLGRLWSRPTDLPTPAELEAPGLWLARIDIDDDPTG, from the coding sequence ATGCCGTTCTTCGGCGACCTGGCCAAGATGATCGGCCGCCAGGGTCCCATCTCCTGGGACGCGGCCCGCCAGATCGCCCACAGCATCGCCACCGAGGGCGCCCCCGAGGCCAACGTCGACCCGCTGGCGCGGATGCAGCTCGAGCAGCTGTCCCGGGTGGCCGAGCTCCAGGTGGCCAACGCCACCGGGCTGGAGCCGTCCCCCTCGGGGGCCGGCATCACCATCGTGCCGGTCACCCGCACCCAGTGGGTCACCCGGACCCTCGAGGACCACAGGCCCCGCTTCGAGCAGCTGGCCCGCTCGCTCGGCTCCGAGGGCACCGACCCGGCCACCGGCGCGCCGGCGGCCCCGCCCGCGGTCCCCGACCCCGACGACCCGCTCGGCAGCGAGGCCGGCGCCTGGATGCAGCAGCTCATGGGGATGCTCCAGCCCATGACCCTGGGCATGGCCGCCGGGTCGATGGTGGGCCACCTCGCCACCCGCGCCTTCGGCCAGTACGACCTCCCCATCCCCCGGCCCCCGGGCGACGAGGTCATGGTCCAGGTGCCGGCCATCGACGCCTTCGCCGAGGAGTGGAGCCTGGGCACCGATGACGTGCGGCTGTGGGTCTGCCTCCACGAGGTGGCCCACCACGCGGTGCTGAACGTGCCCCACGTGCGGGCCGAGATGACCCGCCTGGTCGAGGCCTTCGTGGCCGGCTTCCGCCCCGACCCCATGGGCTTCGAGCGGGCGCTCGGGGAGATCGACCCCGCCGACCCGGCCGGCCTGGCCGCCGTGCAGCGGGTGTTCTCCGATCCCGAGGTCCTCCTCGGCGCCGCCCCCTCCCCCGCCCAGGACGAGGTCCGGCCCCGGCTCGACACCCTGGTCGCCGCCCTCGTGGGCTGGGTCGACCACGTGATGGACCGCGTGGGCGGCACCCTCGTCGGCAGCTACCCGCAGGTCACCGAGGCGGTGCGCCGCCGCCGGGTGGAGACCAGCCAGGCCGACCGCTTCGTGGAGCGCATCTTCGGGCTCAACCTCACCCAGTCCCGCATCGACCTGGGCTCGGCCTTCGTCGACGGGGTGGTCGAGCGGGCCGGCGAGGAGGGCCTGGGCCGGCTCTGGTCCCGGCCGACGGACCTGCCCACGCCGGCCGAGCTGGAGGCCCCGGGCCTCTGGCTGGCCCGCATCGACATCGACGACGACCCCACGGGCTGA
- a CDS encoding ABC transporter ATP-binding protein — protein MSSMLEVEGASGGYGPVTILRDIDMHVDEGEVVVVLGANGAGKTTLLRAICGDIRTEGRFAFEGVDLPRSPEKVARAGIAHVPQGRGTFAEMTTDENLRLGAVTRSDREVRADIDHWYEVFPRLGERRDQAAGSMSGGEQQMLAIARAMMLRPRLLLLDEPSLGLAPLITKDLFERLGRLNRDEGLTVLVVEQNANLALDIGQRAYVIETGRIVATGAAEDLRRDDAIRKSYLGF, from the coding sequence ATGAGCAGCATGCTGGAGGTCGAGGGCGCGTCGGGCGGCTACGGGCCGGTCACGATCCTGCGCGACATCGACATGCACGTCGACGAGGGCGAGGTCGTCGTCGTGCTGGGCGCCAACGGGGCGGGCAAGACCACCCTGCTGCGGGCCATCTGCGGCGACATCCGCACCGAGGGCCGCTTCGCCTTCGAGGGGGTCGACCTGCCCCGGTCGCCGGAGAAGGTGGCGCGGGCCGGGATCGCCCACGTCCCCCAGGGGCGGGGCACCTTCGCCGAGATGACCACCGACGAGAACCTCCGCCTCGGGGCCGTCACCCGCTCCGACCGCGAGGTCCGGGCCGACATCGACCACTGGTACGAGGTCTTCCCCCGGCTGGGCGAGCGGCGCGACCAGGCCGCGGGCTCGATGAGCGGGGGCGAGCAGCAGATGCTCGCCATCGCCCGGGCCATGATGCTGCGGCCCCGCCTGCTGCTGCTCGACGAGCCGTCGCTGGGCCTGGCCCCGCTGATCACCAAGGACCTGTTCGAGCGGCTGGGCCGGCTCAACCGGGACGAGGGGCTCACCGTCCTGGTCGTGGAGCAGAACGCCAACCTCGCCCTCGACATCGGCCAGCGGGCCTACGTGATCGAGACCGGGCGCATCGTCGCCACCGGGGCGGCCGAGGACCTGCGCCGCGACGACGCCATCCGCAAGTCCTACCTGGGGTTCTGA
- a CDS encoding S1C family serine protease has translation MPDEPDDWSDPTPPLPPDDRLWRHPSEVARAARSTPPPAPARPRRGRRRLVAVAVLSGLTGAAATVVALAAVGSLSPRTIERVEQARAAPTVATTASVRTASSVAASIAPAVVEVTATVGEVRRSGSGVVVREDGLILTSGALVAGADALVVTWPSGRSTTATDEGHDDVTGLAALTVEGSGHPVAQVGAAAPLPGETAITVAGSSDSGPMVTQGVVSATGSHADPEEGRLLGMIETDQPVPDRADGAALVDGDGHLLGVCLSVADQATSGFAVPAEVAERVADDLRRSGHVDRGWLGVSGAPSDPTDAGPAGLEVAQVAPGSPAEEAGLEPGDVVTSVAGQRVSSVADVQAALGLTRPEQEISLRRARDEQVAEVDVVLAAAPG, from the coding sequence GTGCCTGACGAGCCCGACGACTGGTCGGACCCCACCCCGCCGCTCCCCCCGGACGACCGGCTCTGGCGCCACCCGTCCGAGGTGGCGCGGGCGGCTCGCAGCACCCCGCCCCCCGCGCCGGCCCGTCCCCGCCGGGGCCGCCGTCGGCTCGTGGCCGTGGCCGTCCTGTCCGGCCTCACCGGCGCCGCGGCCACCGTCGTGGCCCTGGCCGCGGTGGGCAGCCTGTCGCCCCGCACCATCGAGCGCGTCGAGCAGGCCCGTGCTGCGCCCACCGTGGCGACCACCGCGTCGGTGCGCACCGCCAGCTCGGTCGCGGCCTCCATCGCCCCCGCGGTGGTCGAGGTCACGGCGACGGTGGGCGAGGTCCGCAGGAGCGGCTCGGGCGTGGTGGTGCGCGAGGACGGCCTGATCCTCACCAGCGGGGCCCTGGTGGCCGGGGCCGACGCCCTGGTGGTCACCTGGCCCTCGGGCCGGTCGACGACGGCCACCGACGAGGGCCACGACGACGTCACCGGCCTGGCCGCCCTCACCGTGGAGGGCTCGGGCCACCCCGTGGCCCAGGTCGGCGCCGCCGCGCCCCTGCCGGGCGAGACGGCCATCACCGTGGCCGGGTCGTCGGACTCGGGGCCCATGGTCACCCAGGGCGTGGTGAGCGCGACCGGGTCCCACGCCGACCCCGAGGAGGGGCGGCTCCTGGGCATGATCGAGACCGATCAGCCCGTACCCGACCGGGCCGACGGGGCCGCCCTCGTCGACGGCGACGGCCACCTGCTCGGCGTCTGCCTCTCGGTGGCCGACCAGGCCACGAGCGGCTTCGCCGTCCCGGCCGAGGTGGCCGAGCGGGTCGCCGACGACCTCCGCCGCTCGGGCCACGTCGACCGCGGGTGGCTGGGCGTGAGCGGGGCGCCGTCGGACCCCACCGACGCCGGGCCCGCAGGCCTCGAGGTCGCGCAGGTGGCCCCCGGCTCCCCGGCTGAGGAGGCCGGCCTCGAGCCGGGCGACGTGGTCACCTCCGTCGCCGGCCAGCGGGTGAGCTCGGTCGCCGACGTGCAGGCGGCCCTCGGCCTCACCCGACCCGAGCAGGAGATCAGTCTGCGCCGGGCGCGCGACGAGCAGGTGGCCGAGGTCGACGTCGTGCTGGCCGCCGCGCCGGGCTGA